A DNA window from Fragaria vesca subsp. vesca linkage group LG3, FraVesHawaii_1.0, whole genome shotgun sequence contains the following coding sequences:
- the LOC101307182 gene encoding uncharacterized protein LOC101307182 produces the protein MEPDLGKIFIGGISWDTDEEQLKEYFNKYGEVVEAVIMRDRATGRARGFGFVVFADPAVADRVVKDKHMIDSRTVEAKKAVPKEDQHILNRTGSAHSSPGPGRTRKIFVGGLASTVTENDFKTYFDQFGTVTDVVVMYDHNTQRPRGFGFITYDSEEAVDRVLHKTFHELNGKMVEVKRAVPKEQSPGPLRSPQIGYNYSPSRANNLLNSYAQGYNMSLVGGFGAGMDNRFNPISSGRSGFSPIGTNRYGMSMNMEPGLTSSYGGNSNFGNSLGYALMLSPTYNGNSNRYTNPIGYNAANGRSTSLVNSPTRNVWGNSGINNAMNPGSTGAYLSSLNGGFGISGSTLGPSSFSTQGRGTLSGFTSPSNYRNGSNSFGLEGAGYGRINGTGVTSASSFPTSSAGYEGSYGDFYHSGSVHGDSTWRSTTPELEGSSTFSYGLGDIAPGAPAKNSQDYIGSYSVNSRQPNRGIAA, from the exons GGATCGGGCAACCGGTCGTGCTCGTGGCTTTGGTTTTGTTGTCTTTGCTGATCCTGCTGTTGCAGATAGGGTCGTTAAGGATAAGCACATGATCGATAGCCGAACA GTGGAAGCAAAGAAGGCTGTTCCTAAGGAGGATCAGCACATTTTGAACAGGACTGGGAGTGCACATAGTTCTCCTGGTCCTGGACGCACAAGAAAGATTTTTGTTGGGGGTTTAGCATCCACAGTCACTGAGAATGACTTTAAGACATACTTTGATCAGTTTGGTACTGTCACTGATGTCGTAGTAATGTATGATCACAACACCCAAAGGCCTAGAGGCTTTGGCTTCATCACTTATGACTCAGAGGAGGCAGTGGACAGAGTTTTGCATAAAACATTCCATGAACTCAATGGTAAGATGGTTGAGGTCAAGAGGGCAGTCCCTAAAGAACAATCCCCAGGGCCCCTCCGGAGCCCTCAGATAGGATACAACTATAGTCCAAGTAGAGCCAATAACTTACTTAACAGTTATGCTCAGGGTTATAATATGAGCCTAGTTGGGGGCTTTGGTGCTGGTATGGATAACAGGTTCAATCCAATTTCTAGTGGTCGTAGTGGGTTTTCTCCAATTGGCACTAATAGATATGGAATGAGTATGAATATGGAGCCAGGGTTGACCTCAAGCTATGGTGGGAATTCCAACTTCGGTAATAGTCTAGGATATGCACTGATGTTGAGCCCCACGTATAATGGCAATTCAAACAGGTACACTAATCCTATTGGATATAATGCTGCTAATGGAAGGAGCACCTCTCTAGTAAACTCACCTACTCGGAATGTCTGGGGAAACAGTGGCATCAACAACGCCATGAATCCTGGGAGTACGGGAGCTTACTTGAGCTCTCTGAATGGAGGGTTTGGCATTAGTGGTTCAACTTTGGGACCCAGTTCTTTTTCAACTCAAGGTAGAGGGACTCTATCTGGCTTTACTAGTCCCAGTAATTACCGGAATGGAAGTAACAGCTTTGGGTTGGAAGGAGCAGGATATGGAAGAATCAATGGCACTGGTGTAACCTCAGCATCATCATTTCCCACATCAAGTGCTGGTTATGAGGGGTCGTATGGGGACTTCTACCATAGTGGTTCAGTTCATGGTGATTCAACTTGGCGCTCTACCACTCCTGAGCTAGAAGGTTCTAGTACGTTTAGTTATGGTCTGGGTGATATTGCTCCAGGTGCCCCAGCCAAAAATTCCCAGGATTACATCGGAAGCTACAGTGTTAACAGTAGACAACCAAATAGAG GAATTGCTGCTTAG